One Misgurnus anguillicaudatus chromosome 19, ASM2758022v2, whole genome shotgun sequence genomic region harbors:
- the LOC129436638 gene encoding cytochrome P450 2K1, translating to MNETGTRSVIPVQNRRSDLIMAVVEALLQFSSSGTLLAALIVFLVLYVLSSNSKSHKEGKDPPGPKPLPVLGNLLTLDLERPFDTLCELSKTYGNVFQVFLGPSKVVVLTGYKTVKEALVNRAEEFGDRYIQPSFQLLVKCLCFDHGILSANGESWKEMRRFALTNLRDFGMGKRGCEDKIIEEIQYLKKEFKKFQGKAFDTTRPVNYAVSNIISSIVYGSRFEYTDPRFTAMVDRANENVRLSGSVSMRLYNIFPWLGPFMNIKKVIITNALKNRESITQLISELLETLNPQDSRGFVDSFLIRKQSDEKSNKKDSHFHHENLLRSVVNLFVAGTDTTGTTLRWGLMIMAKYPHIQDRVQEEIDRVIGGRQPMVDDRKNLPYTDAVIHEVQRLANIVPMNLPHMTSCDVNFNGYFIKKGTSVIPLLTSVLRDESVWEKPHSFYPEHFLDEKGQFVKNDAFMPFSAGRRICLGESLARMELFLFFTSLLQIFRFSPPPGVSGDELDLKGIVGITLNPSPHKLCAVQRS from the exons ATGAATGAAACAGGCACACGTTCAGTGATTCCTGTGCAGAACAGACGCTCAGATTTAATAATGGCTGTTGTGGAGGCACTTCTGCAGTTTTCCAGCAGTGGTACATTACTGGCTGCCTTGATTGTGTTTTTGGTTTTATATGTGCTTTCATCCAACTCCAAATCTCACAAAGAAGGAAAAGATCCACCAGGACCCAAACCACTTCCAGTGTTGGGAAACCTGCTGACGCTGGACCTGGAAAGACCCTTTGATACTCTCTGTGAG CTTTCCAAAACATATGGAAATGTATTCCAAGTGTTTTTGGGTCCCAGTaaagttgtggtcttgaccggatATAAAACGGTTAAAGAGGCGCTCGTGAACCGAGCAGAAGAGTTTGGAGATCGATATATTCAACCTAGTTTCCAACTacttg tcaaatgtttgtgttttgatCATGGGATCCTCTCTGCCAATGGGGAGAGCTGGAAAGAGATGAGACGTTTCGCTCTGACTAACCTGCGTGACTTTGGGATGGGCAAGAGAGGATGTGAAGACAAAATCATAGAGGAAATTCAGTATCTGAAAAAAGAGTTTAAGAAATTTCAAG gGAAAGCCTTCGATACAACTCGACCTGTGAACTACGCTGTATCAAACATCATCTCATCTATCGTGTATGGCAGCAGATTTGAATACACAGATCCTCGCTTCACAGCAATGGTTGACAGGGCAAATGAAAACGTTAGGCTTAGTGGATCTGTTTCTATGCGG CTGTATAACATATTTCCATGGCTGGGTCCGTTCATGAACATCAAAAAGGTCATCATAACAAATGCTCTAAAAAACAGAGAGTCAATAACACAGTTGATATCTGAGCTGTTAGAGACCCTGAATCCACAGGACAGCAGAGGATTTGTTGACTCCTTTCTCATCCGAAAACAGAGCGATGAG AAATCCAACAAGAAGGACTCACATTTCCATCATGAAAATCTTCTCAGGTCTGTGGTAAATCTTTTCGTTGCTGGTACTGACACTACAGGAACAACATTGCGCTGGGGTCTGATGATTATGGCCAAATACCCTCATATCCAAG ATCGAGTTCAAGAGGAGATTGACAGAGTGATCGGTGGACGTCAGCCAATGGTGGACGACAGAAAGAATTTACCTTACACTGATGCTGTAATCCATGAAGTACAGAGACTGGCCAACATAGTGCCCATGAATCTACCACATATGACCAGCTGTGATGTCAACTTCAATGGATATTTCATCAAGAAG GGTACCTCTGTAATTCCTCTGTTGACGTCTGTATTAAGGGATGAAAGTGTTTGGGAGAAACCACACAGCTTTTATCCAGAACACTTTCTTGATGAGAAGGGCCAGTTTGTTAAGAATGACGCTTTCATGCCCTTTTCTGCAG GCCGCAGGATTTGTCTAGGAGAGAGTTTGGCCAGGATGGAGCTCTTTCTGTTCTTCACCTCCCTTCTTCAGATCTTCCGCTTCTCTCCTCCACCCGGAGTGTCTGGAGATGAACTGGATCTCAAGGGAATCGTTGGAATCACATTGAATCCATCACCACACAAACTGTGTGCTGTCCAGCGCTCCTGA
- the LOC141351178 gene encoding cytochrome P450 2K1-like, which yields MAVFETLLQFSSSGTILAALLVVLVLYVLSSNSKSHKEGKDPPGPKPLPLLGNLLTLDLERPFDSLCELSKTYGNVFQVFFGPSKIVVLTGYKTVKEALVTRAEEFGDRDIQPIFKLLNKGHGIISANGESWKEMRRFALTNLRDFGMGKRGCEDKILEEIQYLKKEFEKFQGKAFDTTQPVNYAVSNIISSIVYGSRFEYTDPRFTEMVDRANENLRIGGSVSILLYNTFPWLGPFLNSKKAMVKNAQKNIESIKQLISELLETLNPQDSRGFVDSFLIRKQNDEKSNKKDSHFHQDNLIISVVNLFVAGTDTTGTTLRWALMIMAKYPHIQDRVQEEIDRVIGGRQPIVDDRKNLPYTDAVIHEVQRLANIVPMNVPHTTSCDVNFNGYFIKKGTTVIPLLTSVLRDESVWKKPYSFYPEHFLDEKGQFVKNEAFMPFSAGRRICLGESLARMELFLFFTSLLQTFRFTPPPGVSGDKLDLKGVVGITLNPSPHKLCAVKWS from the exons ATGGCTGTTTTTGAGACACTTCTGCAGTTTTCCAGCAGTGGAACAATACTGGCTGCCTTGCTTGTGGTTTTGGTTTTATATGTGCTTTCCTCCAACTCCAAATCTCACAAAGAAGGAAAAGATCCACCAGGACCCAAACCACTTCCACTGCTGGGAAACCTGCTGACGCTGGACCTCGAAAGACCTTTTGATTCTCTCTGTGAG CTTTCCAAAACATATGGAAACGTATTCCAAGTGTTTTTTGGTCCCAGTAAaattgtggtcttgaccggatACAAAACAGTTAAAGAGGCGCTCGTAACCCGAGCAGAAGAGTTTGGGGATCGAGATATTCAACCTATTTTCAAACTACTTAATAAAGGACATG GGATCATCTCTGCCAATGGAGAGAGCTGGAAGGAGATGAGACGCTTCGCTCTGACTAACCTGCGTGACTTTGGGATGGGCAAGAGAGGATGTGAAGACAAAATCCTAGAGGAAATTCAGTATCTCAAAAAAGAGTTTGAAAAGTTTCAAG GGAAAGCCTTCGATACAACTCAACCCGTGAACTACGCTGTATCAAACATCATCTCATCTATTGTGTATGGCAGCAGATTTGAATACACAGATCCTCGCTTCACAGAAATGGTTGACAGGGCAAATGAAAACCTTCGGATTGGTGGATCTGTTTCTATTCTG CTGTATAACACATTTCCATGGCTGGGTCCATTCCTGAACAGCAAAAAGGCTATGGTGAAAAATGCTCAAAAAAACATAGAGTCAATAAAACAGTTGATCTCTGAGCTGTTAGAGACCCTGAATCCACAGGACAGCAGAGGATTTGTTGACTCCTTTCTCATCCGAAAACAGAACGACGAG AAATCCAACAAGAAGGACTCACATTTCCACCAGGACAATCTTATCATCTCTGTGGTAAATCTTTTTGTTGCTGGTACTGACACTACAGGAACAACACTGCGCTGGGCTCTGATGATTATGGCCAAATACCCTCATATCCAAG ATCGAGTTCAAGAGGAGATTGACAGAGTGATCGGTGGACGTCAGCCTATAGTGGATGACAGAAAGAATTTACCTTACACTGATGCTGTGATCCATGAAGTACAGAGACTGGCCAACATAGTGCCCATGAATGTACCTCATACGACCAGCTGTGATGTGAACTTCAATGGATATTTCATCAAGAAG GGTACCACTGTAATTCCTCTATTGACGTCTGTATTAAGGGATGAAAGTGTTTGGAAGAAACCATACAGCTTTTATCCAGAACACTTTCTTGATGAGAAGGGCCAGTTTGTTAAGAACGAAGCTTTCATGCCATTTTCTGCAG gccgCAGGATTTGTCTAGGAGAGAGTTTGGCCAGGATGGAGCTCTTTCTGTTCTTCACCTCCCTTCTTCAAACCTTTCGTTTCACTCCTCCACCCGGAGTGTCTGGAGATAAACTGGATCTCAAGGGAGTCGTTGGAATCACATTGAATCCATCACCACACAAACTGTGTGCCGTCAAATGGTCTTGA
- the LOC141349125 gene encoding cytochrome P450 2K1-like isoform X2, producing the protein MVRRITTANGESWKEMRRFALSNLRDFGMGKRGCEDKIIEEIHYLKKEFEKFQGKAFDTTQPVNYAVSNIISSIVYGSRFEYTDPRFTSMVDRANENVRLGGSVSLLLYNTFPWLGPFLNSKKAMVKNAQKNTESITQLTSELLETLNPQDSRGFVDSFLIRKQSDEKSNKKDSHFHQDNLIISVVSLFIAGTDTTGTTLRWALMIMAKYPHIQDRVQEEIDRVIGGRQPMVDDRKNLSYTDAVIHEVQRLANILPMNLPHTTSCDVNFNGYFIKKGTTVIPLLTSVLRDESVWKKPHSFYPEHFLDEKGQFVKNDAFMPFSAGRRICLGESLARMELFLFFTSLLQIFRFTPPPGVSEDELDLKGIVGITLNPSPHKLCAIKRS; encoded by the exons ATGGTAAGAA GGATCACCACTGCTAATGGAGAGAGCTGGAAAGAGATGAGACGCTTCGCTCTGTCTAACCTGCGTGACTTTGGGATGGGCAAGAGAGGATGTGAAGACAAAATCATAGAGGAAATTCACTATCTGAAAAAAGAGTTTGAGAAGTTTCAAG GGAAAGCCTTTGATACAACTCAACCCGTGAACTACGCTGTATCAAACATCATCTCATCTATTGTGTATGGCAGCAGATTTGAGTACACAGATCCTCGCTTCACATCAATGGTTGACAGGGCAAATGAAAACGTTCGGCTTGGTGGATCTGTTTCTCTGCTG CTGTATAACACATTTCCATGGCTGGGTCCATTCCTGAATAGCAAAAAGGCTATGGtgaaaaatgcacaaaaaaatacagagtCAATAACACAGTTGACCTCTGAGCTGTTAGAGACTCTGAATCCACAGGACAGCAGAGGATTTGTTGACTCCTTTCTCATCCGAAAACAGAGCGACGAG AAATCCAATAAGAAGGACTCACATTTCCACCAGGACAATCTTATCATCTCTGTGGTAAGTCTTTTCATCGCTGGTACTGACACTACAGGAACAACATTGCGCTGGGCTCTGATGATTATGGCCAAATACCCTCATATCCAAG ATCGAGTTCAAGAGGAGATTGACAGAGTGATCGGTGGACGTCAGCCAATGGTGGACGATAGAAAGAATTTATCTTACACCGATGCTGTGATCCATGAAGTTCAGAGACTGGCCAACATATTGCCAATGAATCTACCGCATACGACCAGCTGTGATGTGAACTTCAATGGATATTTCATCAAGAAG GGTACCACTGTAATTCCTCTGTTGACGTCTGTATTAAGGGATGAAAGTGTTTGGAAGAAACCACACAGCTTTTATCCAGAACACTTTCTTGATGAGAAGGGCCAGTTTGTTAAGAACGACGCTTTCATGCCCTTTTCTGCAG GCCGCAGGATTTGTCTAGGTGAGAGTTTGGCCAGGATGGAGCTCTTTCTTTTCTTCACCTCCCTTCTTCAGATCTTCCGCTTCACTCCTCCACCAGGAGTGTCTGAAGATGAACTGGATCTCAAGGGAATCGTTGGAATCACATTGAATCCATCACCACACAAACTGTGTGCCATCAAGCGCTCCTGA
- the LOC141349125 gene encoding cytochrome P450 2K1-like isoform X1, with amino-acid sequence MNAANTRSEILVQHTHSDLMMAVVETLLQFSSSGTILAALLVFLVLYVLSSNSKSHKERKDPPGPKPLPLLGNLLTLDLKRPFDTFCELSKTYGNVFQVFFGPSKVVVLTGYKAVKEALVNRAEEFGDRDIQPIFKLLNKGHGITTANGESWKEMRRFALSNLRDFGMGKRGCEDKIIEEIHYLKKEFEKFQGKAFDTTQPVNYAVSNIISSIVYGSRFEYTDPRFTSMVDRANENVRLGGSVSLLLYNTFPWLGPFLNSKKAMVKNAQKNTESITQLTSELLETLNPQDSRGFVDSFLIRKQSDEKSNKKDSHFHQDNLIISVVSLFIAGTDTTGTTLRWALMIMAKYPHIQDRVQEEIDRVIGGRQPMVDDRKNLSYTDAVIHEVQRLANILPMNLPHTTSCDVNFNGYFIKKGTTVIPLLTSVLRDESVWKKPHSFYPEHFLDEKGQFVKNDAFMPFSAGRRICLGESLARMELFLFFTSLLQIFRFTPPPGVSEDELDLKGIVGITLNPSPHKLCAIKRS; translated from the exons ATGAATGCAGCAAACACACGTTCAGAGATTCTTGTGCAGCACACGCACTCAGATTTAATGATGGCTGTTGTTGAGACACTTCTTCAGTTTTCCAGCAGTGGTACAATACTGGCTGCCTTGCTTGTGTTTTTGGTTTTATATGTGCTTTCATCCAACTCCAAATCTcacaaagaaagaaaagatCCACCAGGACCCAAACCACTTCCACTGCTGGGGAACCTGCTGACACTGGACCTGAAAAGACCTTTTGATACTTTCTGTGAG CTTTCCAAAACATATGGAAACGTATTCCAAGTGTTTTTTGGTCCTAGTAAAGTCGTGGTCTTGACCGGATACAAAGCGGTTAAAGAGGCGCTCGTGAACCGAGCAGAAGAGTTTGGGGATCGAGATATTCAACCTATTTTCAAACTACTTAATAAAGGACATG GGATCACCACTGCTAATGGAGAGAGCTGGAAAGAGATGAGACGCTTCGCTCTGTCTAACCTGCGTGACTTTGGGATGGGCAAGAGAGGATGTGAAGACAAAATCATAGAGGAAATTCACTATCTGAAAAAAGAGTTTGAGAAGTTTCAAG GGAAAGCCTTTGATACAACTCAACCCGTGAACTACGCTGTATCAAACATCATCTCATCTATTGTGTATGGCAGCAGATTTGAGTACACAGATCCTCGCTTCACATCAATGGTTGACAGGGCAAATGAAAACGTTCGGCTTGGTGGATCTGTTTCTCTGCTG CTGTATAACACATTTCCATGGCTGGGTCCATTCCTGAATAGCAAAAAGGCTATGGtgaaaaatgcacaaaaaaatacagagtCAATAACACAGTTGACCTCTGAGCTGTTAGAGACTCTGAATCCACAGGACAGCAGAGGATTTGTTGACTCCTTTCTCATCCGAAAACAGAGCGACGAG AAATCCAATAAGAAGGACTCACATTTCCACCAGGACAATCTTATCATCTCTGTGGTAAGTCTTTTCATCGCTGGTACTGACACTACAGGAACAACATTGCGCTGGGCTCTGATGATTATGGCCAAATACCCTCATATCCAAG ATCGAGTTCAAGAGGAGATTGACAGAGTGATCGGTGGACGTCAGCCAATGGTGGACGATAGAAAGAATTTATCTTACACCGATGCTGTGATCCATGAAGTTCAGAGACTGGCCAACATATTGCCAATGAATCTACCGCATACGACCAGCTGTGATGTGAACTTCAATGGATATTTCATCAAGAAG GGTACCACTGTAATTCCTCTGTTGACGTCTGTATTAAGGGATGAAAGTGTTTGGAAGAAACCACACAGCTTTTATCCAGAACACTTTCTTGATGAGAAGGGCCAGTTTGTTAAGAACGACGCTTTCATGCCCTTTTCTGCAG GCCGCAGGATTTGTCTAGGTGAGAGTTTGGCCAGGATGGAGCTCTTTCTTTTCTTCACCTCCCTTCTTCAGATCTTCCGCTTCACTCCTCCACCAGGAGTGTCTGAAGATGAACTGGATCTCAAGGGAATCGTTGGAATCACATTGAATCCATCACCACACAAACTGTGTGCCATCAAGCGCTCCTGA